The DNA window GATGTTCATACTTTTTTACCAAATCAGgggaataaaatcaaaaaaatcacTTTGAGAAATTAGCTAGGAGGAACCCTTGAGTAGTGATCTAAACTTTAATCTCCAAAAATACTCGAGCTTCATATGTTTTTCATACATTCGGAATGACCATCTTGAAAAATCATGAACTTTGAGTGAAATGTTGATGTTGGACAAAATGTACCAAACAACCAGTTCGAGGCTCATTTGTGTGTCCAAAcgttaattttcaaaaagagTCGGAATTCGGTAAACCTGAAATATTCAGATTGACCGATTcaaaaaatcttgaattttgagtataatattgttgttagCAATTTTGTGCAGAAGGCCTTCAAAATggcaaaaacgtaaaaacgagTCGAAATGGGCGAGTCGGGAGCGAGTCAACAAGAGTCAAGACTCTAGGATTCATGcctaaaatatttcaaaatcacGTGTGCTGATATTATGCGGACATCATGAGCGGATAATTTCGAAAAACCGGTCAAAATGTGTGTGTTTTGGCTATTTTCCGTTGAAGGAAATCTAGGAGGAGCTCCATCTTCAAAAAAACACTCTGGACGCTATACTCAATGGATTTAGGTGTTCATAGATGTTTTGGAAATCTGAAAAAGTCCACTACCATATTTATTTGTATCTGAAATAATGTCAACGCTCTTAGGCCCCTCAAATCAGCGGTTTAAAACGATGCTACCAAGACGGATCAAACTAAACATGCCCTCGATGTTTAATTCATAACTAATGCTACATGACTTAGTTTGTGGATTCTAACAAATGGTTGGAAAGCTAAGACATAGACCATTCGAATGGCACTGGTCATGTGCCTCCATTCAACGGTTATGGTAGTCAATTTAGCCTAACAACCCGATGCAAGTTCATCAACTTGGTTCTAAGAGAGAACTAGAGTATGGGGTGACTTTGAAAGTTCATATCTTTTGTGTGGCTCAACTATTTTGAGAAAACGAGATACCATTGGAAAAGTATTTGagttatatttcatttaatactAAGCAACGTTCATGGTTAGACCTACAACTCACCTGAGCTTTCCCGTAAGCCAAGTTATTCACTTTAAGACCCAAGGCTTTCCATCAAAAATTTCATGGACCTACGGCCAGTCTTGAAGATTTCTTCCAACATAAAAGTGGAAGCTAACAAGCTCACCTTTCCAACTCATACTGGATTAGCCTGAATAGTGGTATAAGTCAAAAGTTATGGTTGTTTGAATTTTCAGTTGATTCAGATTGGCATGAAACTGAAACTAAAAAAGGCCTAACTTCAAAAGTTCGTAATTCAGTCTACACTTAACCATTTTGAACAAAGGCCTAAAGTGTAGCTTGACCGATTACCTACAAGGGAAAAATAAGCCTAGTCATGGCTTATAAGAATTTTAACTCGGTTCAACCTAGAGAAGATGTTACCGgtttatagaatttttaattccTAAGTTACCCTTGCCTAATGGGTATTTGGGGCAAGGCACTTACGAACATTAGAGTTTCATTTGCTAAATTTCACACTTGAGAGCAGAGAGAGACTTGTAGAAAAGCTACCAAAAGAAGAAGAACTGAAGGCGATTCCGGCGAACTTTTTGAAAATTCTAGCGAGTCCGAGTTTTGTTGATTGATCCTTTGTATCCTTCATGTAGGTCTTATCTAGCTTATTTATGTTGTAATCATATATGACGTCGGTTCTGTACACCGACATCGACGATCGTTACACAATTTAtttgatcaattaatttatgtttatttttcatTGATCGAATGTTTGGATGAATGTTGTCTGTTTGTTTGGTTATCCTAGCAGTTAGAGTCCCTAGGTAGTTGAGTCATAGTCTTAATAAGAGGTTAGGTTAAGACTAACCTCGTTTCTAGAAATCCTCTTCGCCGGATTCTTCAAGTTTTAGTTGCTAGAGGAAGAGCTACTAGACAATTCTCCGATGAAGTTCTAGGACAATTTGTCGATGTAGTATTGACGCATTTGAAGCTATGAAGGACGAGAAGGACTCTCGTGATGATTGCAGAGTTTGAGCATCACCAAAGAAGAAACTACATACGGTAATCACTGTTTGTTTTTTCAGATCTATAGAGGACCTCTCTTTGTGTCCTCTGTTTCTTCAATCTTTCGTCTCAAATCAATCTCTAGAGGTCAACAATATTTTGGTGAGCCTTTGTCACGTCTAGTCCTAATCTTCTAGAGCAACGACGAAGTCTAGGAAAAGCTCCATAGATGGAGGTGACGTTCTAGATCGGAAGAACAAAGCGCCTTTCTGTTCTTCGACTTTGGATTCTAGTAAGCTTTCTGACGAACAACAAGGCAACAATATTGGGATTGATTCCTAGGCGACCATAGATGTCTTTGTCCATGGTCGGAGATTCCCCACGCGGCCTTGGGAAACAACGATGTAGACGGAGGTGAAAGACGATGATGGTCTTCAAGCTTGTATTAGAAGTTTCGTTTTTATAAGTAATGGTCTTGCAATTAATTGAAGACGTTTTATCAATTACTCTGCAAGGTCATTTTGTGTGTGAACATGTTCTACTGTATGTTTAATACTTATCCCAATTAAcatacaataattattaaaagcTTTGGAGGTGAATTCTCCATCATTATCAAGACGaatagatttaattaaatagtatgGGAAGTGAGCTCGTAATTTGATCATTTGAGCAAGCAATCTTGCAAATGCTTGATTACGAGTTAATAATAAACACACATGTGACCATCTTGTTCATGCTTCAATTAATACCATAAAATATCTGAATGGTCCACATGATGGATGGATAGGTCATATATCACCTTGTATTCTTTCAAGAAATTTTAAGGGTTCAACCCTGATTTTAGATGATGATGGCCTTATTATTAACTTCCCTTGTGAACAAGCAACACAAGAAAAATCATTGggtagaaaaatattttggtttttCAGTGAATGCCCacattaatgattaattattattcgcATCATAATAGCTCTAGGATGTCCCAATCTATCATGccatgtaataaaattattttgatcgaCAAACTTCTGGTTTGTAACTATATGTACTTCGCCAACACTTATGTTTGTGAAATATAATCCAAATGAAACTGCATGTAATTTTTgtaagaaacattttttttatccgaGATGATACTTGTGATagataaatattctttattacttTCATTTAAAGACTCAATGTGATATCTATTTCTGCGGATATCTTTAAAACTCAACAAGTTTCTTTGAGACTTGGACGAATATAAAGCATTATCAGCACAAATATTTATTCCTCTAGggaatataatatttgttcttCCGAAGcctttaataatttttgaattactCGATATCGTATTCACGCATGTCTCATTCATCACCAAAGAAGTAAAAAATCTCTTGCTTTTCAAAATAGTATGTGTTGATGCACTGTCTACGAGACAACTGCATTTTTCATTCATCAAGTATTCGTTTCTAggaattttcattttcttttgttaacCTTGACCAATTTGTCTTTCGCAAATGAGGTGCAAAATTTGGCTACCATAGACGAGGAGGGAGCATTGATCTTTGCTTCGGAAACGAGAGTATCGTGCTGATAACGTGTTATAAACGAATAATACAAAGAACAAGAACGAGTTAAGAGAGagattcttattatttattaaatgagtcACCTTAcaacatttcatatatatatatatcctatttatatgattaaaaacaaAGAGTAATAAATGaagaatacaaaataaaaagtcttattaataatgaaatggGAAAGATCAAGATTCATACACAATgacattcatttattattatatttatcttttaggTTAACCTTCTTTCTTCAAAAGTTTGGTACAAGGAATGTCGGTGAAGAATATAAATGTGATTGTCTATAGGTTATCATatccttaataataatattaaatcatatataaataacatagaAAATAACTTAtactgattttatttattattaatatatttatgatattacttatattctatttttcttaacaaatatataattgatataatattaattttataacttaattttctaaattaaactCCTAAAAGATTAGGATTCTTTAATATACAAAGTTATTTTGACAATCACATTTTATATAACCTTTTATTAttacaatcaaataaaaataattttaaaacattttaacacatgttttttttttaatatatatattttatagcatTTGCAAACACAAGTcgataaaatgaaaaattaaatagacttaaattaagtcatatataaaagttttaaaactattttaagtaCTCTATTAAGTAATAaacaatttgtttatataaaatactatataattaaataaaattagtcaCATTATAActtttactaaaataatatatttatattatataacatattaaaaaacattgatttttatttggactttgatttatttatttgataaaattaggACATTAACACTAAGCAAGgaaagaaacataaaataaaGCTGACTAAACTTTACATTcacatatcaaacatcaatgTTTCATCCTCttgaaagaaaatgaagacTCACCATTTCTTTAGTTCTCCTCCAAACGGTAGTATCATCTTTGGCCAAGTTAACAAAAACCCTTTCGTCATTTTCAAGTCAAATATTCCACAAAATGCATTCAACCATAGCTTCTCTGTTCTCCTTTCTGCATTTGAATTGGCAATTGAcatcaaaatttcaaacaaCTCCTTAAGTGATCCTGGTGCAATCTTCCGATGAAAAGAGTTTGAATTCCTAATATCCAGACAACCAAGACATCTCTATCTACCTTGAAGGAAAACATATCCTTTTATGTTAATAGATGTTAAATCGACCCTTTTTTTGGCAAATAAACATATCATGACAAGCCAATCATAGTATATGTattttcaagtgtttacaaaggTAAATGCTGAAGAGATGCTTCTACCTAAacaaaaaggaaagaaaaaaaatgaagaaaagggaaataaattttatgcTCTGTAATTAGCCAAAGGAGAGAGAAGTTCACTACCAACTGCTTTTAAGTGTCTTGTACGAGGATGAAAGTCGAAGCTTTTATAATTCTCCATTGGAGGTATATTCTTGTACTGTGGGAAGTCAGTCATTCAATCCTTCCTGCAAAAGGAAAAAGCCAATACAAGTGACACCTGTCAAGTAACACGAATCATGCCAACGCCAAAACATCGTCATGGATACATGCTTGTCCAAATGTTAGAGATGGAGAAATTGAACAAAAGGAATTTAATTACATGCACAATTTGCTGGGTGGTGTTGACTAGTCTGTCCAGAATCTATCAGACTTAACTCCATATCATGAGTGGCTGACCAACCAGGTTCGTATGTTTCAAGAAATCCAAGCTTTGCCTTGTTTGGAAGATCATGGGGATGAACAAATGGAACCCCTGGAGGCCAACCAATCTCCATTCTTGTGTTAGCACAAGGACTATCAATTGAATGGATATGACTCTCACATTCCTTTAGTGTGCAGAATCTAAGTTTGATCCCCTTTTTATCAGCAATATCCTGAACTCGCTCCTTCAAAACCCTCTGAGCCTCCAGCCTCAACCTCTTTGAGGGGGGAAGAAGTTTGCATCTTGCATTTTGCTTCTTCCGACGTAACAATGTCTTCATTGGTCCTGTATCAATCAGCATTTCATCCATCCAAGAACCTGTTACTAGAAGCTTCTTAAGCTATTATTCAACAGAAAATCGGCATTTTTTGGCATGTTCAATTATTATAGGATAACCCATAAGCATAACACCTaagagcttgattgatgaagttttttttaaagaataatctgatatttagaaaacaaataagaaaaaaatattggttgATGCAAAAATGGATTAGTTtgattaaattactaaaatactctgagtttaatatataaaatgccattaaaaataaaataaggatcatatttggtattttaattgataaaaaaaatgatttgattaGGATGGAATAAggtcatcaaacaaggcccgaGGGTAGTAGCTACATATTATGTGATCCTACATGTTACAGATATCAAAAAGTTGTCAATAAAACGGGAGACACAATGTTTCTCATGTAATGGGAGTGCATGTAACAACTAACAACTCTTAGCAAGCTAGTTGTTAAGGTTGGAGTGCTAAAATCGAATAATTTAATATGGGATCCAAGTGTCTGATATGAGAGGAAGGGCTACAGTTAATTGAATCAAGAACTGAAGTGTGAAGTCAAAGAGATAGGACGTTTGACAGTCAGGAAGAGGTCTAGTGATAGATTAGTATAAATAGAGGAagaattttagaatttaatattatgaaattaattgaaagttttCTGATCTCTCCCTCTTTTCTCTGTCTTGTTATATCACATTGCTCTATAGAGGGCAAAACAAGAATTAGATgagaaaaaattgattttattaactTGATATAGCAGAAGAGAGAAATCCTAAATGCTAGGGGGTCAcgagttatttatttatattataggtTTGGGATATTTAACCACTATATTTATAAGGCCATTAAGTAgagttaatatataatgtaaagaataattaggttagattattatatatgttgaaTTCTAAGTTGAAAGGAACATTAtctctcatctatttcataTTCAATACATTGGTATTTTCGTGGAAATAATCAAACTAGTGTGTTAGTGGTCTGGTAATGGTAACTTCCTATCTAGGAGTGGAAATAGTCACACTAGTAGTTAATGCTTATGTAATAGTAGTAACTACCAACTAGATAATAATAACTACTCGTTAATCCCGCAAAATTGCACCATCTTCCCCTGTCTCCGCCAAATGCATATATGAGATGGTGCAGATTCGAAAAGCACTCTGAATAGCCAAGTTGACAGTATTAATTTGAACTTATGTCTTTGTTCTTGTTTAAAGAGAGAACCATTCTAGAACGGAGAAGTTCGTGACATTTACCAGATTTATGTTGCTCGAGAGCGATCAAGGGTTGTGAAAGATTGTGCGGCAACAATCATCGTGGAGCCATCATTGAAAGAACACTacgaaagaaaaaaaatcaccaAGCCACTAGACTTTCCCAGGAGGTTCATCATGGTGTTTGGTTTTGGGAACgaatgaaagagtttgaaacCTCCGACAAAACCTCTGGACATATGACATGAATGTCATATCCTCATGAGGACAAGAGAAGTTATGAGGGGGCACCATGGGGATATGAGTACTACTCGGGTCATGATAAGGAGGCGACGGTCCAATATGCTAACTTTATGAAGCTTCAAAGATATGATCTGAGCCCTAGATTCACTacttccaaaaaataattgctTCACTCTGTGTTATCAATGACGACATAGTGTAGAGTTAGTATATAAGTAGAGAATAGTTATGTTAGATTATCTTGTTGAATTGAAAGTTGAAAGCACATTATCTATCATCTATTTTATATCTACTATGGAGGGCTGTCTCCAAGCTTTTCATCTAAGGGTTTAAGGCATTCATTTCTCGTCCTTCATGTATTCTAGTATCCCATCCCTTTAAAACCATTACATATGGTGAGAATTACATATGGAAACAAGAAGAGAGAGAATCATAAGATGATAAGAGTGAGAACTAAAATCAGGAAACAGAATCTTGAAATTTCATCATATAGATATCTAATTTAAAACTAACAACCCTCTTCCCATAAAAGTTAGACTAGATGTACtatttcttcattcttcttgATTCAATTAGACATGActctttatatttttctatcatATCAGTCTCATTCCTTAATTAATTGGGTCATGATAATCCACCACTCTCCCCGACGTCTAAGCAGGTGGGTTGTGAGATAGGCCTCCTACCCAAGGAGAACATTGTAATTTCAGCGCTGCGTAATCATGTGATACAAGGGGAAAGAATATTAAGGTTATTGATATAGTAGTATAAATCTTGAATATAAAAGGATAGaagaattatattgagatgaggAGTGAAGAATTGATGAAAGGAGAAAGAACCCTAACTGATAGGCAGAATACAATaaggaagagagagaatttctaataagaatttttaactaaatcaTTTCATAACTATTCTTAACAACCAACTGTTCTATTTATACTACTATTACATTGTAACTGTCACTTTATTCCCCCACTATATTTAACCCTAATAATCATTTTCCCTTGTATCATCATGTTGAACCTGCGAGACAGTGAACTAGATCTGATACCAATTGTAATAACCCTCGGGAGAACCACACCTTAAAAGCTAGTTGTTAGGGAAAGCTATTACACACCACACTAGAACCCCCATGTGAGAACCAAGTCTCATTCCTCAACTGGATCTCAACAGTGACATACCCCATTACAACAAAAATGTTGTTTAAGGTTGGGTATTTTCCTATTGATTGTTTCTAAATTAGACACTTTTTAGGTGCTTTTTTATAGCATGGAAAATCTCTTTACCTTCAGCAGGATTTCCTTTTTCAAGTATTATGAAGTTACTTATTTCCAGGAGTAACAATCAAGAGTATagtaaaatgtaaaataatacaCAAGGAAGGAGATAAAGCCGTACCATCTTGAGGAGTGGTAAAACTGAGATTGGGGAAATTATGTCTATGAAACAGTTGATCAGTGGGGTGTGACCTCTGCATGAAGTCATCAACTAGTATAGGATGCTGAAACTGAGCTTCAACACCATGACCAGCTGCTCTCATTTCAGAACAATTAAGACTGGCCATTGATTTTGGCATAAGCTTGAAAACCAAGGAACATCGTCCAAACATGCTTCCTTGAAGACTACCATTATCAATCCGTTGTAATGCCGGGCTAACATAACCCGCTGTTGCCTGGTATAAAGCAAGTCCCGGATAAACAATAGCTTCTTGTGGACCAAGGTCACCATCGACAAGAACCCACTGGTCATTGAAGTCTCTAATATGTAAACCTGCCTTATCTGACTTTACAAGCGTTACGAGGCATTTATCAACTTGATGATGTTCATGCTCAGCAAACATGACCAGTTGCCCATCTTCTTGAGTTGTCAAATTATGATGTTGACCGGCTTGAAACGATGGCCTTGCATGACAGCAGACAGAAAGAACTGATGATGATACTTCTCGGTTTCGCAAAGGAACATTATCAAGAATCTCCATGAATGGTGAGCTACGCAAATTCAAATAGAAGCTTATAGCATCAAGTATATCTCTTGAAGCTTTTCCTAGGACAGAGAAAGCATCAGACATACCAGCAGGAGGAAGTTCTATTGCACTGTTCAACTCTGTGGGTGTTAATCCTGGTCTAAAATCATAATTCTCTTGCCAGAGTTGTGGATCTGCATTATATCCAGATGTTTTGCACCATTCACGAGAATCATTATGGATCATATCAGCAGATGGGTAATGTGGCCTTTGATGGAAGTAGAGTCTCGAAGATTCCAGACAGGACCGCAAAATAGCAGCATCAGCAGGTGGTAATTGAATTATAGCAGCCGAATATTGAGCCAATGACTGTGATAAAGTTGACACAGATAGCTTATAGGAATCCGATGGAAGTCCTTCAGAAGCTATTAAATCAGTCAATTTTACACGTCCCAAGGACGGCAAATCATTACCTGCCATGAAAGTCTATCAAAACATTAGTCACATCACACAGTAAATTACCGCCATTTagtatagaaaattaaataaataattgattttttcacatttataaGAAGCagtttattattt is part of the Impatiens glandulifera chromosome 1, dImpGla2.1, whole genome shotgun sequence genome and encodes:
- the LOC124919640 gene encoding uncharacterized protein LOC124919640 isoform X1 produces the protein MAGNDLPSLGRVKLTDLIASEGLPSDSYKLSVSTLSQSLAQYSAAIIQLPPADAAILRSCLESSRLYFHQRPHYPSADMIHNDSREWCKTSGYNADPQLWQENYDFRPGLTPTELNSAIELPPAGMSDAFSVLGKASRDILDAISFYLNLRSSPFMEILDNVPLRNREVSSSVLSVCCHARPSFQAGQHHNLTTQEDGQLVMFAEHEHHQVDKCLVTLVKSDKAGLHIRDFNDQWVLVDGDLGPQEAIVYPGLALYQATAGYVSPALQRIDNGSLQGSMFGRCSLVFKLMPKSMASLNCSEMRAAGHGVEAQFQHPILVDDFMQRSHPTDQLFHRHNFPNLSFTTPQDGSWMDEMLIDTGPMKTLLRRKKQNARCKLLPPSKRLRLEAQRVLKERVQDIADKKGIKLRFCTLKECESHIHSIDSPCANTRMEIGWPPGVPFVHPHDLPNKAKLGFLETYEPGWSATHDMELSLIDSGQTSQHHPANCACN
- the LOC124919640 gene encoding uncharacterized protein LOC124919640 isoform X2, translating into MAGNDLPSLGRVKLTDLIASEGLPSDSYKLSVSTLSQSLAQYSAAIIQLPPADAAILRSCLESSRLYFHQRPHYPSADMIHNDSREWCKTSGYNADPQLWQENYDFRPGLTPTELNSAIELPPAGMSDAFSVLGKASRDILDAISFYLNLRSSPFMEILDNVPLRNREVSSSVLSVCCHARPSFQAGQHHNLTTQEDGQLVMFAEHEHHQVDKCLVTLVKSDKAGLHIRDFNDQWVLVDGDLGPQEAIVYPGLALYQATAGYVSPALQRIDNGSLQGSMFGRCSLVFKLMPKSMASLNCSEMRAAGHGVEAQFQHPILVDDFMQRSHPTDQLFHRHNFPNLSFTTPQDGSWMDEMLIDTGPMKTLLRRKKQNARCKLLPPSKRLRLEAQRVLKERVQDIADKKGIKLRFCTLKECESHIHSIDSPCANTRMEIGWPPGVPFVHPHDLPNKAKLGFLETYEPGWSATHDMELSLIDSGQTSQHHPANCA
- the LOC124919640 gene encoding uncharacterized protein LOC124919640 isoform X3, whose translation is MAGNDLPSLGRVKLTDLIASEGLPSDSYKLSVSTLSQSLAQYSAAIIQLPPADAAILRSCLESSRLYFHQRPHYPSADMIHNDSREWCKTSGYNADPQLWQENYDFRPGLTPTELNSAIELPPAGMSDAFSVLGKASRDILDAISFYLNLRSSPFMEILDNVPLRNREVSSSVLSVCCHARPSFQAGQHHNLTTQEDGQLVMFAEHEHHQVDKCLVTLVKSDKAGLHIRDFNDQWVLVDGDLGPQEAIVYPGLALYQATAGYVSPALQRIDNGSLQGSMFGRCSLVFKLMPKSMASLNCSEMRAAGHGVEAQFQHPILVDDFMQRSHPTDQLFHRHNFPNLSFTTPQDGPMKTLLRRKKQNARCKLLPPSKRLRLEAQRVLKERVQDIADKKGIKLRFCTLKECESHIHSIDSPCANTRMEIGWPPGVPFVHPHDLPNKAKLGFLETYEPGWSATHDMELSLIDSGQTSQHHPANCACN